In Rhodococcus pseudokoreensis, the DNA window CTCGGCCATCACCTGCTGGCCGAGATCGCGTCCGGCAACGGCGACATCCCGGCGATCGAACATCACATGGGCCGGCAGTCGGAACTGGCGGACCGGTACCGGTTCCAGCAGGCGCAGGCGACCCGGCAGATGAACCGCGCGATGGTCGCGCACCTCACCGGCGACCTGGCCGCCGCGGAACGCCACTACGAGCGGGGCCACGAGTTGATGGTTCGGGCGGGCCTCGACGCGGACAGCGTCTTCGCCCTCGCGGTGTTCACGCTGCGGCTCACCGAGGGCCGGGCCGGCGAATTCGAGGCCGTGATCGCGACGGTCGACAGCGCCGCGACGGACGTGCTCGCCGATCTGCACGCCCTCGCCCTTCTCGGCAACGGCAAACCGGAGCAGGCGCGTCAGGTGCGGCGCCACCTCCGCCCCGTCCGCCGCGACTTCTTCCATTCCCTCATGATGTCGCTGCGCGGCATCGTCGTCGCCGGGCTGGGTGAGCGGGACGAGGCGGCGTCCGTGCACGCGGAACTGAGCCCGTACAGCGGGCAGATCGGGGGCGGCGACACGGCGGCGTTCGCGGTCGGGCCCGTCGACACGATCCTCGGCGACCTCGAGATGCTGCTCGGCAGGCCCGAAGCGGCGCACACGCACTACGCCGCGGCGCTCGCACTGGCCGAACGCTGCGGCTGCCCGGCCTGGATCGACGCCGCCCGCACCCGGGTGACCACCCACCCAAGCGAGTTCCAAGTGGGTCACTAGCGGCCGGGCGCACAGTCGGAGGCGACAGAACCATCCGGCATTCCTGGAGGCTCCCTCATGAGTTCCCTGCTCGCCCGCCTCGGCGCGGCCGCCGCGACCCGTCCCTGGCGGGTGATCGCCGCGTGGCTGACGCTGCTCGTCCTGGTGTTCGCCGCCGCATCCGCGTTCGGCGGCACCAACCACGACGACTACAACGTGCCCGGTCTGCCGTCGCAGCAGGGGACGAATCTGCTGAGCGAACGATTCCCGGAGATGTCCGGGGCGGATGCGCGGGTGGTCGTGCACTCCGACGCGGGCCCGCTCGCCCCCGGGGTCCTCACCGATCTCGGGAGCAGACTGGCGGACGTCAACGGGGTGAGTGCCGTGTCGCCGCCGCGGATGTCCCAGGATTCCGACACTGCGGTGATCAGCCTCAACTACCGCATCCCGGTCACCGACTTCCAGGGCAGCGAAGGCGTCGACGCCCTCGAGGCCGCGGTCGCCGGCACCCGGGCGCAGGGACTGCAGGTGGAACTGGGCGGGCAGGTGCCCGAGAACATCTCCAAGCCGTCGGGCACCGCCGAGGCGGTGGGCATGATCCTGGCGCTGATCATCCTGGTGTTCGCGTTCGGTTCCGTGGTCGCCGCGGGACTGCCCCTCGCCGTGGCGCTCGTCGGCGTGGGCATCGGGTCGGGCCTCATCACGATCATGGCCGGGTTCACCGGCATCAGCACCATCGCACCGACCATCGCGACGATGGTCGGCATCGGCGTCGGGATCGACTACGCACTGCTGCTCGTCACCCGGTACACCGAGGGCCTGCGGTCCGGGATGCCGGTCCGGGACGCCGTCGCCGCCGCCAACTCCACGGCCGGCACGTCGGTGATCTTCGCCGGGACCACCGTCCTCGTCTCCCTGTTCGGGTTGCGGCTGTCCGGGCTGCCGATGTACGCGTCGTTCGGCTACGCCACGTTCGCGATGGTCGGCATCGTCATGCTCACCTCCGTCACGCTGGTGCCCGCACTGTGCGGGCTGGCGGGTACCCGGGTGCTCGGCAAGCGGTCTCGTGCCCGGACCGAACGTCGCACGACGTCGCCGCTGACCGAACGGTGGGCGATCCGGGTGAGCCGTCGCCCGTGGCTGTGGGCGCTGACGGCGCTCGGCGTGCTGCTGCTCCTGGCCGCGCCGGTGCTGGGCATGCGGACGTGGCCGCAGGACGCGGGCAGCGCACCGGCCGCCAACACGATCCGGCAGGCGTACGACCTGATCGACTCCGAGTTCGGGCCCGGCGCCAACGGAACGCTGATGGTGGCGATCGACCTGAACAAGGTTCCGGCAGCCGAACTTCCGGCGATCGCGCGTGACCTCGCGGCCGAACCCGGGGTGGCGTCCGTGACGCCGGTCCTGACGAACGCCGATTCGACGGCCGCACTGATCTCGGTGCAGCCGACCACCGGACCCAGCGATCCCCGCAGCACCGAACTGCTCGAACGGATCCGGTCCGACTCCCCCGACGGCGTCCACGTCACCGGGCTCACCGCGGTGTTCGCCGACATCTCGGCCCGTCTCGCCGAACGGCTGTGGCTGGTGATCGCGTTCGTCGTCGCGCTGTCGGTGGTGCTGCTCACGTTCGTGTTCCGCGCGCCGGTGGTCGCGGTGAAGGCGGCCGCCATGAACCTGCTGTCGGTGGCCGCGGCCTACGGCGTCATGGTGATGGTCTTCCAATGGGGTTGGGGTGCAGAGTTACTCGGCCTCCCCCATGCGCTTCCGGTGTCGAGTTGGGTGCCGATCCTCATGTTCACCATCCTGTTCGGACTGTCGATGGACTACGAGGTGTTCCTGCTCTCCCGGGTCCGTGAACGCTGGCTCGCCACGGGCGACTCGCACCGGAGCGTCGTCGAGGGACTCGCGTCGACGGGCCGGGTGATCACCAGTGCGGCGGCGATCATGGTCGCGGTGTTCGCCGGGTTCGCGCTCGACGGCGACGTCACCGTGAAGATGATGGGCGTCGGCCTCGCGTCCGCGGTCCTCATCGACGCGACGATCGTGCGGATGGTCCTGGTGCCAGCGACGATGTACCTGCTGGGCGACGTCAACTGGTGGCGGCCGGGCGGACGCCGCGACACGGCAGCCGGCGGGGACGGAGGCGGGGCGGCTACGCCCGCAGGCGCTCCACTTCCGCTTCGAGCGCGATGACCCGCCGGTACAGGGCCTGGATGCTCGCCATGCACACCCCGTTCGCGTCCACCATGGCGATGCGGCGGTCGTTGGAACCGAGCCCGAAGGCGGTGGCGAAATCCTGCGCCATCGGTCCCAGGTGCCGCACCGACTCGTGATCGAACCCGTAGGTCCAGACGCTGACCGGCATCTCGGCGAGGCGGTCGAGCACCTCGCTCGCACTGGCGGGCGGCGCCTGGACGGCCACCCCGCGTTTGCGGGTCAGCAGCGCATGAAACCACGCCAGCGGGTGGCGGGTACGGGCCGCTGTTCGCGCCCGCACCCGCCCCCGACGGGTGTCGACCCACACGGAGTCAGTCCGGGAGTTCGCCGACATCGTGCTTGATCGTCGCGTCGCTGAGAAGCAGGCCGACCCCGAGGGCCATGACGCCGATTCCGAGTCCGATTGCGGCTCCGCCCAATCCGAGCATGATTCCGAGCATGTTGTCTCCTGTCGTCGATGGTGTACGGGATGTCGTGCCCCCGCTTTCTGAACACCTACGACTCTCGCTGCTCCGCGCCTCCGAGATAAGACACCTTAGGGGTGGTGCAACCCCACCCTCGACGCGGCGCCGGACGGCACAATGGCGGCCATGACGGAATTACCGGAGTGGGCCCGCACGCTCGACCTCGCCCCGCACCCCGAGGGCGGCTGGTACCGCGAGACGTGGCGCAGTGACGTCACGATCCCGGAGGGGAGCCTGCCGGACGACTACCCGGGACCGCGGTCGGCGGGCACCGCGATCCTGTTCCTGCTGATGCCCGGACAGCAGTCGGCATGGCACAGCGTGCGCAGCGCCGAGATCTGGCTGTACCACCGGGGCAGCCCCCTGCGGCTCGAACTCGGCGGCGACGGAAGCGAACCCGCTTCCCCCGACACGCTGATCCTCGGCGCGGACGTCGCGACGGGCCAGCAACCGCAACTGCTCGTCCCGCCGCGGCACTGGCAGCGCGCGAAGCCCGAGGGCGACGAACCGACCCTCGTCAGTTGCGTCGTCACCCCGGGCTTCGACTTCGCGGACTTCCAGCTCTAGACGCTTCGCGCTCGTGCGCCTTTCCGGTACCTGGAACAACCAGAAAGGCGCACGGGTGCTACGCGCCGAACGTGTCCGGGTCGGGCCCGATGCGGCCGTCGGCGCGGGTCAGCGAACCGATCGTGTTGATCTCCTCGGGGGTCAATTCGAAGTCGAAGACGTCGAAGTTGGCGGCGATGCGCTCCGGTGTCACCGACTTGGGGATGACGACGTTCCCGATCTGCAGGTGCCAGCGGATGATCACCTGCGCGGTCGTCTTACCGTGCGCGGCAGCGATCTTCGCGATGGCCTCGTCCTCGAGGACGGTGCCCTGCCCCAGCGGGCTCCACGCCTCCGTCGCGATGCCCTTCCCGGTGTGGAAGGCGCGCAGGTCGGCCTGGTTGAACCGCGGGTGCAGTTCCACCTGGTTGAGCGCGGGCACCTCGCCCGTCTCGGCGATCAGACGGTCGAGGGTCTCCGGGGTGAAGTTGGAGACACCGATCGACCGCGCACGCCCGTCGGCCTTGATCTTCTGGAAGGCCTTGAACGTGTCCACGTAGCGGTCCGCGGACGGCACCGGCCAGTGGATGAGGTACAGGTCGACGTAGTCGAGGCCGAGCCGGCTCAGGCTGGTGTCGAACGCGCGGAGCGTGGAGTCGTAACCCTGGTCGTCGTTCCACAGCTTGGTGGTGACGAACAACTCGTCACGGGCGATGCCGGAGTCCGCGAGCGCGCGGCCCACTCCGGTCTCGTTCTCGTAGATCTTGGCGGTGTCGATGCTGCGGTACCCGGCCTTCAGCGCCTCGGCGACCGCGGCGTAGCTCTCGTCGTCCGGCACCTGCCACACGCCGAAGCCGAGCGCAGGAATGCTGTTCCCGTCGTTGAGCATGACCGTAGGTACAGGACTCTGTGCATTGTTGAAACCCATGGGACTGTCCAACCGGGCACCCCGACCGGATGTTCCCGCCCGTCTCAGAATGTGGACTTTCGCGTGTCGTTTCGGTATCACCGGGTAATCCGACGGCATCGGCGTTCAGGTGGTGACGCGCCCGGTGAAAGGGGCGGACATGGGCCTCGGGTACACATTGGCCTATCGGTTCAAGATCACGCCCTGGGTGAAGGCGGGCCGGGTCTTCGGGAACCAGATCGAGACGTTGATCGATCCCTTCGACGCACCACCGGGCGAGGTCCTCGACATCGGATGCGGCACCGGTGACCACGCCATCGAAATGGTCCGGCGGGGGTGGCAGGTGACGGGGATCGACATCGTCCAGCTCGCCCTCGACAAGGCGCGGTCCAAGGCCCGGAAGGCGGGCGTCGACGTGCGGTTCATGCACGCGGACGCCACCGACCTCGAGCACGCCGTGGGCCGCGGGTACCACCTGATCCTGGACGTGGGGTGCTACCACGGGCTCAGCGACCACGCCCGGGTCGCGTACGCCGAGAACGTGACGACCGTGGCCGAACCGCACGCCACGCTGCTGATGTTCGCGTTCGGGCCGGGACATCGCGGCCCGCTGCCGCGGGGGGTGTCCCGCTCCGACGTGGAGCGCACGTTCGAGAAGTGGAAACTCGTGTCGGACGTTGACGCCGACACGACCGGCATGCCGGGACCGCTCAAGAAGGCCGACCCCCGCTGGTTCCGGCTCGTCAAGCGGTAAACCGCCCGTGAGTACTTGTTAACCGCCCGCGGTTAACAAGTACTCACGGGTCCTGGGACAATCGTCAGGTGACTGCAACACTGCGCATCAGCGGACTGTCGGCTTCGCGCGGTGAGCGCACCCTGTTCTCCGGCCTCGACCTGACCGTCGCCCCCGGCGACGTGACCGGACTGGTGGGGGCGAACGGGGCAGGCAAGTCGACGCTGCTGACCACGCTCGCCGGGGTCGGGTCCGCGGACGTCGAAGGCAGCATCGTGCTCAGCCCGCCCGACGCCGCCGTCGGCTACCTCGCCCAGGAACCGGACCGGATCGCCGGCGAGACCGTGCTCGACTTCCTGGGCCGCAGGACCGGCGTCACCGAGGCCGAGCACACCATGAACGCGGCCGCCGAAACGCTCGGCGAGTCGGACGAGGACCTCTACTCCCCCGCGCTGGAACGCTGGCTGGCGCTGGGCGGCGCCGACCTCGCCGAGCGTGCGGAGAAGGTCGTGAACGACCTCGGGCTGGGGGTGCCGCTCGACGCACACATGACGTCGCTGTCCGGCGGGCAGGCGGCGCGCGCCGGGTTGGCGTCGCTGCTGCTGTCCCGGTACGACGTGCTGCTGCTCGACGAGCCGACCAACGACCTCGACCTGGTGGGGCTCGAGCAGCTCGAGCGCTTCGTCGGCGAGAGCCGCGCGGCGATGGTGGTGGTGAGTCACGATCGAGAATTCTTGGCGCGCACCGTGACCGGCATTGTGGAACTCGACCTCGCGCAGCAGCAGATCGCGGTCTACGACGGCAGCTACGACTCGTATCTCGCCGAACGGGAGATCGCACGCAGGCATGCCCGGGAGGCGTACGAGGAGTACGCCGGAACCCGTTCGGATCTCGAGGACCGCGCGCAGATGCAGCGGAACTGGATGGAGCACGGGGTCCGGAATGCGCGCCGCAAGGCGAAGGACAACGACAAGATCGGCAAGGGGTTGCGCACCGAGTCCACCGAGAAGCAGGCCGCGAAGGCCCGGCAGACGCAACGCCGGATCGAGCGGCTCGAGGTGGTCGAGGAGCCGCGCAAGGAGTGGGAACTGCGGATGGAAATCGCCGCCGCCCCCCGAAGCGGTTCGGTGGTGGCGACGGCGAACGGCGCCACCGTCGCGTGGGGCGGGGACCGCGAGTTCACGTTCGGCCCGGTCACCACTCAGGTGGACTGGGGTGACCGGATCATCGTCACCGGCGCCAACGGCTCCGGGAAGACGACCCTGCTGAAGGTGCTGCTCGGCAAGATCGCCCTCGACGCGGGTACCGCCTCACTCGGTTCGGGTGTGGCGATCGGCGAGATCGATCAGGCCCGCGGCCTGTTCGAGGGCGCCGAGAAGGTGTCCGACGCGTTCGCGGCGCAGGTCCCGGACTGGCCGGACGCCGACGTGCGAACTCTGCTCGCGAAGTTCGGCCTCAAGGGACACCACGTGCTGCGGCCCGCGGCGTCGCTGTCGCCCGGCGAACGCACCCGCGCCGCCCTCGCCCTGCTGCAGGCGCGGGGCGTGAACCTGCTGGTGCTCGACGAACCCACCAACCACCTGGACCTTCCGGCGATCGAACAGCTCGAGCAGGCGATGGAGAACTTCGACGGCACGCTGCTGCTCGTCACCCACGATCGGCGGATGCTGGATTCGACACGCAGCACCCGCCGCTGGCGGATGGACGGCGGCCGGCTGTCCGAGGAGTAGTCAGTCGCCCTCGGCCATGGGCGGCAGCGCCTTGACGAACGGCGGGTCGTAGTCGACCTTCCCGAGCTTCGCGGCGCCACCGGGCGATCCCAGGTCGTCGAAGAAGTCGGCGTTCGCCTTGGTGTACTCGACCCACTGGTCCGGAACGTCGTCCTCGTAGAAGATCGCTTCGACGGGGCAGACGGGCTCACAGGCGCCGCAGTCGACGCACTCGTCGGGGTGGATGTAGAGCATCCGACCGCCTTCGTAGATGCAGTCGACGGGACATTCTTCGATGCATGCCTTGTCCAGAACGTCGACACAGGGCTCCGCGATGGTATACGTCACGTCTGTAATCCTGTCCTTTCCTGCCGTCCTGCGCGAATCGCCTCCACTCTGCCACTCAATTCCCCAGGGTCAACCTGTCATTTCGGCGCCCACACCCCATTGCCCACGGTTGACAAACTGTTGGGTTTTCACAACACTTTGTTGCATGAGTCCAGTGCGGCGCGGGGATTCCCTGCCCATCTACAACCGCATCGGCGTTCTGCGCGCCGAACGCGGGATGAGCCGGGCTCAGCTGGCGGGACTGATCGACGTCAATCCCCAGACCGTCGGCGCACTCGAACGGGGCGACCACTACCCCAGCCTCGACCTGGCGTTCCGTATCTCGTGGGTGTTCGAACTCCCGGTGGAGGCCATCTTCTCCCGCACCGAGTTCGGGCCCCTGTCCACCGAGTTGTATCGCACCGACCGACCGCCGTCCACGACAGGAAGCGGGGAGAGTTCCCATGCCTGAGACCAATCTGATCGAGAGGTACCAGGGGTTCCGGACGCGCAGATTCCTCCAGAACGAGAGCCGTTACCGCACGTGGCTACCGAGGTGGCGGACGCGCAGCCGCCGACGAATCCTGGTGGTCGCCCTCGCGGCGACATTCGTGTTCATGACCGCCGTCGGGATCGTGTGTCATGTCGACATGACGGTCGGCCCGCTGCTCTGGCTGCCCGCGTGCCTGTTGTTCTTCCCGCTGTGGACGATGCTCCAGATCGTGTCCGGGCGGCAGGGGGACGCGCCGCGCGACGCTCTCGACGAGTGGGAGATCCAGCAACGCAACAGTGCCCGCTCGATCGGACTCACGGTCACCCAGCTGTTGACGCTCCTCCCGGCGATGTATCTGATCTTCGTCGGCGCGCTGGACGTCGATCACAGCAACGTGCCGTACGCCGCGGGACTGCTCGTCGTCACCGCACTGATGGTCGGGGGTTGCACGCCGGCCATGATCCTCGGCTGGACCCAACCCGACCCCGAACCCGACGACCTGGCCTCGTAGGAACACCCGCCTCCAGATGGGAAGGACCCATGTCTCAGACCCTCACGATCGACGGCATCTCCAAGCGGTACGGTGACGTCGTCGCACTCGACGACCTGTCCTTCGAGGTCCGCCCCGGTGAGATCTTCGGTTTCGTCGGCAGCAACGGCGCAGGCAAGACCACCACCATGCGGATCGCGCTGGGCGTCCTGTCCGCCGATTCCGGCGAGGTCCGGCTGGGCGGCAAACCGGTCGACCTGGATGTGCGGCGCACCATCGGCTACATGCCGGAGGAACGCGGGCTGTACCCGAAGATGAAGGTGGGCAAGCAACTCGCCTACCTCGCCGAACTGCACGGCATCTCCCGCTCCGCGGCGCGGGACGCCGTCGCACGCTGGACCGAACGTCTCGGCATCGCGGACCGTGTCGGCGACACCGTCGACGCACTCTCACTCGGCAATCAGCAACGCGTCCAATTGGCCGCCGCGCTGGTCCACGACCCGGCCGTGCTGGTTCTCGACGAACCCTTCTCCGGGCTCGACCCCGTCGCGGTGGACGTCATGAGCGACGTGCTGGTGGAGAAGGCGAACACCGGAGTGCCGGTGATCTTCTCGAGTCATCAACTCGAACTCGTCCAGCGCCTGTGCCACCGCGTGGGCATCATCAGCCACGGCCGGATGCGTGCGGTCGGCACCGTCGACGAACTGCGCGGCGGCGGCAACGCCCAACTGGAAGTCCACGCACCGGAGGCGCCGGTCGGCTGGGCCCATCACCTGGCCGGTGTCACCACGATCAGTCACCTCGACGGCCGCACCCTGCTGTCGCTCGACGCCCACGTGGACGACCAGCTGGTGCTGCACACGGCCCTGAAAACCGGACCGGTGCACGAGTTCTCGCTGCACAGGCCCACCCTGACCGATCTGTTCCGAGAGGTGGTCACCGCATGAGTGCCCCGCTGAGCCCCGCCCGCGCGATCGGCCTCGTCGCCCGCCGCGAATTCCTCACGCAGGTGGCGAAGAAGAGCTTCGTCATCAGCAACGTGATCATCCTGCTGGCCATCGTCGGTGGCATCGTCGCGTATTCGCTGTTCTCCGGCGGCGACGAAGACCGCTCCACCATCGGA includes these proteins:
- a CDS encoding MMPL family transporter, with the translated sequence MSSLLARLGAAAATRPWRVIAAWLTLLVLVFAAASAFGGTNHDDYNVPGLPSQQGTNLLSERFPEMSGADARVVVHSDAGPLAPGVLTDLGSRLADVNGVSAVSPPRMSQDSDTAVISLNYRIPVTDFQGSEGVDALEAAVAGTRAQGLQVELGGQVPENISKPSGTAEAVGMILALIILVFAFGSVVAAGLPLAVALVGVGIGSGLITIMAGFTGISTIAPTIATMVGIGVGIDYALLLVTRYTEGLRSGMPVRDAVAAANSTAGTSVIFAGTTVLVSLFGLRLSGLPMYASFGYATFAMVGIVMLTSVTLVPALCGLAGTRVLGKRSRARTERRTTSPLTERWAIRVSRRPWLWALTALGVLLLLAAPVLGMRTWPQDAGSAPAANTIRQAYDLIDSEFGPGANGTLMVAIDLNKVPAAELPAIARDLAAEPGVASVTPVLTNADSTAALISVQPTTGPSDPRSTELLERIRSDSPDGVHVTGLTAVFADISARLAERLWLVIAFVVALSVVLLTFVFRAPVVAVKAAAMNLLSVAAAYGVMVMVFQWGWGAELLGLPHALPVSSWVPILMFTILFGLSMDYEVFLLSRVRERWLATGDSHRSVVEGLASTGRVITSAAAIMVAVFAGFALDGDVTVKMMGVGLASAVLIDATIVRMVLVPATMYLLGDVNWWRPGGRRDTAAGGDGGGAATPAGAPLPLRAR
- a CDS encoding tail fiber domain-containing protein; protein product: MWVDTRRGRVRARTAARTRHPLAWFHALLTRKRGVAVQAPPASASEVLDRLAEMPVSVWTYGFDHESVRHLGPMAQDFATAFGLGSNDRRIAMVDANGVCMASIQALYRRVIALEAEVERLRA
- a CDS encoding cupin domain-containing protein; amino-acid sequence: MTELPEWARTLDLAPHPEGGWYRETWRSDVTIPEGSLPDDYPGPRSAGTAILFLLMPGQQSAWHSVRSAEIWLYHRGSPLRLELGGDGSEPASPDTLILGADVATGQQPQLLVPPRHWQRAKPEGDEPTLVSCVVTPGFDFADFQL
- a CDS encoding aldo/keto reductase encodes the protein MGFNNAQSPVPTVMLNDGNSIPALGFGVWQVPDDESYAAVAEALKAGYRSIDTAKIYENETGVGRALADSGIARDELFVTTKLWNDDQGYDSTLRAFDTSLSRLGLDYVDLYLIHWPVPSADRYVDTFKAFQKIKADGRARSIGVSNFTPETLDRLIAETGEVPALNQVELHPRFNQADLRAFHTGKGIATEAWSPLGQGTVLEDEAIAKIAAAHGKTTAQVIIRWHLQIGNVVIPKSVTPERIAANFDVFDFELTPEEINTIGSLTRADGRIGPDPDTFGA
- a CDS encoding class I SAM-dependent methyltransferase: MGLGYTLAYRFKITPWVKAGRVFGNQIETLIDPFDAPPGEVLDIGCGTGDHAIEMVRRGWQVTGIDIVQLALDKARSKARKAGVDVRFMHADATDLEHAVGRGYHLILDVGCYHGLSDHARVAYAENVTTVAEPHATLLMFAFGPGHRGPLPRGVSRSDVERTFEKWKLVSDVDADTTGMPGPLKKADPRWFRLVKR
- a CDS encoding ABC-F family ATP-binding cassette domain-containing protein, with amino-acid sequence MTATLRISGLSASRGERTLFSGLDLTVAPGDVTGLVGANGAGKSTLLTTLAGVGSADVEGSIVLSPPDAAVGYLAQEPDRIAGETVLDFLGRRTGVTEAEHTMNAAAETLGESDEDLYSPALERWLALGGADLAERAEKVVNDLGLGVPLDAHMTSLSGGQAARAGLASLLLSRYDVLLLDEPTNDLDLVGLEQLERFVGESRAAMVVVSHDREFLARTVTGIVELDLAQQQIAVYDGSYDSYLAEREIARRHAREAYEEYAGTRSDLEDRAQMQRNWMEHGVRNARRKAKDNDKIGKGLRTESTEKQAAKARQTQRRIERLEVVEEPRKEWELRMEIAAAPRSGSVVATANGATVAWGGDREFTFGPVTTQVDWGDRIIVTGANGSGKTTLLKVLLGKIALDAGTASLGSGVAIGEIDQARGLFEGAEKVSDAFAAQVPDWPDADVRTLLAKFGLKGHHVLRPAASLSPGERTRAALALLQARGVNLLVLDEPTNHLDLPAIEQLEQAMENFDGTLLLVTHDRRMLDSTRSTRRWRMDGGRLSEE
- the fdxA gene encoding ferredoxin, whose amino-acid sequence is MTYTIAEPCVDVLDKACIEECPVDCIYEGGRMLYIHPDECVDCGACEPVCPVEAIFYEDDVPDQWVEYTKANADFFDDLGSPGGAAKLGKVDYDPPFVKALPPMAEGD
- a CDS encoding helix-turn-helix transcriptional regulator, with the translated sequence MSPVRRGDSLPIYNRIGVLRAERGMSRAQLAGLIDVNPQTVGALERGDHYPSLDLAFRISWVFELPVEAIFSRTEFGPLSTELYRTDRPPSTTGSGESSHA
- a CDS encoding ABC transporter ATP-binding protein — translated: MSQTLTIDGISKRYGDVVALDDLSFEVRPGEIFGFVGSNGAGKTTTMRIALGVLSADSGEVRLGGKPVDLDVRRTIGYMPEERGLYPKMKVGKQLAYLAELHGISRSAARDAVARWTERLGIADRVGDTVDALSLGNQQRVQLAAALVHDPAVLVLDEPFSGLDPVAVDVMSDVLVEKANTGVPVIFSSHQLELVQRLCHRVGIISHGRMRAVGTVDELRGGGNAQLEVHAPEAPVGWAHHLAGVTTISHLDGRTLLSLDAHVDDQLVLHTALKTGPVHEFSLHRPTLTDLFREVVTA